One region of Planctomycetota bacterium genomic DNA includes:
- a CDS encoding NAD-dependent dehydratase: MATGTAQQNEPILGILEWFRPGEHARVERALDALDKLKIRYLRTGISWADWMTPEGRPWYEWLLPTLASRVDVLPCFNYTPPSLNDHNATNAPPRRLEEFGDFVCYCIELFGDHFDWVEVWN, from the coding sequence GTGGCGACCGGCACCGCACAGCAAAACGAGCCGATCCTCGGGATTCTCGAATGGTTTCGCCCCGGCGAACACGCCCGCGTCGAACGCGCACTCGACGCCCTGGACAAACTGAAGATCCGGTACCTCCGCACCGGCATCAGCTGGGCCGACTGGATGACGCCCGAAGGCCGACCCTGGTACGAGTGGCTGCTCCCGACGCTGGCGAGCCGCGTCGACGTGCTCCCGTGCTTCAACTACACGCCGCCCAGCCTGAACGATCACAACGCGACCAACGCTCCGCCACGCCGGCTCGAAGAGTTCGGCGACTTCGTCTGCTATTGCATCGAACTGTTCGGAGACCACTTCGACTGGGTCGAGGTCTGGAAC